AACGCTGCGGATCATTTCGGCCAGCCCCGCCTGATCCGGGAATTTACCGACCGAATCAGGCAAATACTCGTAGGCTGAGCGTGAGCCGCTGACCGTACCGCCGATCCGAGGCAGAACTTTCGTGAAATACAGGTCAAATAGTGCCGCAAGCCCGGGCACCCGCGGCTTGGAAAACTCCAGAATTGCAAGCGTACCGCCGGGCCGCAGAATACGGAAAAATTCTTGCAGTGCCGTAGTCTTGTTTGCGACATTTCGAAGCCCGAATGCAATGGTGACCCCGTCAAAATGTGCGTCAGCGAAGCCCAACGCCATTGCATCGGCTTCAATATAATCTATATCGTCGCCGCTTTTCCTTTTGGCGATCTCAAGCATAGGGCGGCAAAAATCCGTGCCGATTATTGTTGCTTGCGATCCGCGGTCGAGTTCTATTGCGACGTCACCCGTCCCGCAGGCGACATCCAGCACTCTTGCTTCGGGTAAAGCCAAAATTCCTTCGATCCGCTTTTTCAGCTTGCGTCGCCAACGCTTATCGATATTGAGAGACAAGACATGATTAAGAAGATCATATCTGTCTGCGATGCCCGAAAACATATTCCGGACAGCGGATGCAAATTCCTGCTCGCGGGGATCGTCGGTGGTTTTAGCCATTTATTTTGGCGTCTCGGCGGGCAGCATTACGAGCGAGACCATGGGCGATCTGCTGATCTTTTCCGCAAACGCCTTAACGTCGGCCAGGTTTATCGAATCGAAAGATCGTGCATCGTTTTCAGCTGAGGTCAGTTTGTAGGTGTCTGCATCGAGCCAAAACTCTTCAGAAGGACGGACTCTCCATACGTCCGCGGCCTTTCGTCGTGCGGCTGTGAATTCTGCGGCATCGATAGGTTCAGAGATCGCGGAATTTACTGCCTCCTTGAACATTGACGTGTTTTCGGGCCCACCGAACGCGGCGGCCGAAAAGCGGATCATTAAATATCCGGGAAGCGTAAGCGAAACGTTCGATACCCTAACGTCGGCACTATTTGACGCGGCCTTTCGAACTAGGCGTTCCTGCATGATCTGAGCGAATACCTCTGCGGAGGGAAATTCTTTGTCCGATCGAGCTACACCGCGCATGGCGAAACGAACTTCCGGTTCGCCGACCGCAGGAGAGGACAAAGCGGCCATTTCCGCCGGAGGATCTTCGGGCCTCTTAAATGTTGAGGGAACCTTTCTGTCCGATTTCAGCCAGCCGCCGAAATAACGCTTAGCAGCACGCGTCGCAAGTGCCCGGTCAAATCTGCCGGAAATAACGACGGACGTATTGTCCGCGGTCAAAAACCTCTTTCGGGCTTCGATGATATCCGCAAAAGTGATCCTGCTTAGCGACTCCTTTGTGCCTGCCGTCGGCCGGCCATAGGGAAAAGTTCCAAAAAGCCTTTCCTTTGCTGCCTCATCCGCCATCGATGCGTTATCAAGTTTGTTCCGTTCGTGGAAGAGGTTGAGGTCTGCCTTTAAACGGTCTGTCGTTTCTTTGTCGATGGTCGGCGACGAAACTGCGGTGGCAAGCGTTTCAAGCATCGTCAAGAACTCTTCAGGCTTTGAGGAAGCGGTTATCTGAATGAAATCGTAGCCGCATAGGACATTGAGGCTTCCTTCCAGATCCTCCTCAAAGAACTCGCCAGCAGCAGGATTGGGGAAAAGATTCTGAGAAAGCAGCCTCATTACACCTTCTTTCCCCTGTGGATCGAAAGCGGAACCGGAATGGACGCGTATGCGTACCCATACTTTGTCGGCTTTAGCGTCAGGGTGCGTTATGAGCCTGGTTCCGTTAAGCAGGGTTTCCCGCCGCGGTGTCAACATAGCCGGCTGAGAGAATATCGCGGGTGCGGCCAGTGAGATGAGCAGCAGCAGAACGATAGCGATCAGCACGACTTTTACCATGAGGTCCTTTTTTTTCATTCGTTGGATTTACTCCGTAAATACGTATCGTTCAATTAGTTGCCTCAGGGCCAAATGTCGTTGCCGTGCGGGCGCAGAGCCAAACAAAAATATTAGATCGATGTGGGCATCGCGTCAAACTATACCCGCATCTGAGAGGTTAGTGCAGGCAAGAGTACTGCGGTCGGGCTGTTGGGAAATTGAAAAACGCTTAAACTTCTGAAGCAAAAGCGGTATAATTGTTTAATCAATGGTCGCAAAGGTAACTCTTGCGTCTGTGGAGTGGCTGAAAATGGGAAAGATTGTAAAGTTTTGTAACCCCTGTGAGGAAAGTTTCGCCGAAAAGTTCGCGTTTTGTCCGAACTGCGGTGCAGGTTTGCAGGCCTTTGAGATGAACCCGGTGGCCGCACAAGAGGCGGAAACGCCTGCCCCACCCGCCACGCCGGAGGTTCCGGAAACGGTCCCGGCAGGCTCGGCAGCCGAGGAGATCTCTGTTGCCGCCGAGACCTTTGATGATGAATCGGCAGCAAAAGAAGAAGAATTGATGGCGGCCGCATTCGCTTCGGAAGAAGATGAAGCGGTTCTCGAAGATCTTGATAATGTTCATGAATCCCCGGTAACTTTCGACTCCGAGGACGTCTTTGCGGCCAATGACGAAATTCAAGAGATAGAAGTTGAAGGGCCATCCGACGTCGAAAACGTTGCAGAATCACCGATCCCCGAATTTGTTGACAGTCCGATCGACTATCCGACATTCGAGGATGAAAGGCATTCAGACAATAGTACGGTACTTGCCTCAAATGACGTTTTTCATGTAACGGTGATCGAGGACAAGAACACAGGCCAACGCAACTCGCTGATGATGGGTGCGTTCATGCTGGTTACGTTCACCGTGATCTCCGGCCTCGTCTATAACATTTTTAGCAAGGATCTCGAGGTTGGCTCGATCAATGACGATATCTTTAACGCGGTTTTGGTAGAAGATGTGCCCATGACCGTTGAGGAAGAGCAGCAGAAGCTTAGAGATAAGAAGGATGCCGGCGGCGGCGGCGGCGGCGGACGCGACGAAAAGGAAGAAACGACCCGAGGTGACCTCGCTGACCAGTCGCCCAATCCGACAAGGCCTCCGGACGCAAAGGTTTTCCGCAGTGATAACTTTGAGCTCAAAATGCCTCCTCCGCAGACGGAAGGCAACAGAACATTCGAAAAGAAATATGACCGCTGGGGTGACCCGAACGGCCGGTTTGAGAGTTTCTCCAACGGAACAGGCACAGGCGGCGGACAAGGCTCGGGCACCGGAACAGGACAGGGAAGCGGCCGCGGAACTGGAACGGGTTCGGGGGACGGTTCCGGCAGCGGCAGCGGGCTCGGTTCAGGAAACGGCAGCGGAACCGGCCGAGGTAACCAAGGCGATGACGATGGTCCACCGCCGCGTCCCGTAGGCGTTACTCAGCCATTGAAGATATTGTCGAAGCCGCGTCCCGGATACACTGACGCTGCTCGCCAGAACAACGTTCAGGGCACCGTGATCCTTCGTGTTACGTTCTTGGGGTCGGGACAGGTAGGCAGTATCAGCGCGGTCAAAGGTTTGCCGTATGGCCTTACCGAACAAGCTATCGCCGCCGCAAGACGTATGACCTTTGAACCGGCAAAACGGGATGGCATTGGCCAATCCGTAACTCGACAGGTCGAGTACACTTTCTCGATCTATTGATCTCCTGAAATTTCGAAATTTGAAAAGGCTGCCCGATAAGGTAGCCTTTTTTCATATGAAAACTACGGTTTGTGACGAGGGTATGTCAAATCGCTTTCTGCAACGCATATTCTTACAGGCTAATACATCGTCGATCCTAACCATGTAATCACGCGATTTTTCAATGCGGCTGCGGTCCTCGCGGTTCATATTCCTGGGCAGGTTTCTCTTTTTTGTTCGCCGCAGCCATCTGACGTCGTATTCATTCGACTCGCGGCAATGCGGACAAGAGAATGCCGCTCGCTTGTTCTCCTGTTTCTCGTCGAATATGTCGCGTTCTTGCAGCATTATATTAGCTCCCAAAGGTAGTTGAATGAAAAGATGCCTGTATCGTGGCCGTCGGAAAAATGAAAATTCAGTGCGTATCGGCCGACCATAGAGATCGAGTTGAAATTGATATCGTCCGGTATCGAACTTTCGTCAAGCATCTTCTCGCCCGTCCATTCATTGACACATCCCGCGCACGGGCAAGACCGCCGAAGCCGCGGCGCCGCATAACGCGTCTCACGCCCGTCCGACCATTCAATCGATATCTCGGATTCGTTTTCTTCGATTATTTTAACGGGTTCGATCATCTTCCAAATGACGCGGCGCTTTCGGCGAGTTGCTGAGTTTCAAGCGGAAATACTTTTCTGTAAGCGACGGCCGTCGCTGCCATTATCAGCGGCAAAACGAGATAAATGCCGACACACAGCATCAAATAGCCGAGTATCGATAAGCCGAATGCCACCGCTATCAATCCCGTGATGCCGCCTAAATTTTGCCAGCTAGCACGCGAGCTAAGCCGCATAGCCTGCATTGCAGACATTTTGCGTTCTGCGATCAGCGGATACGCAAAGATCAGCAGCGAGTGAAGTCCGACCATGATGATGCCAAGCACGAGTTCCACCGCGATCAAGATACCAAGGAAAACCAAAAGTTCTTCCTGGCTCATTCGCTCGCCGGCAAGTGCCATTACTACCATTGGAATGTAGATCCCCAACAGCATCACGAAAAAGGGGCCAACAATAATTATCGTCAGTAATAGGCTCGGCAGAAACCGGTCAAAGCCCCTAAAGAGCAGTTGCAGGTCGGCTTTGCCGCCGTCGATCTTAGCAAGCAGAGCCATATAAATGCCGCACATCATCGGCCCGATAAGTACTATGGGAATAAGGCTAGCTACGACCATGCCCAGCAGCGTTATCGCGAAGATCAGCCAGTATTCATCTTTGATCAACTGCCAGGTTTCCTTGAACAGCTCGATCGGCCGAATGACCCCTACCCGAAATTGCTCCTGTTCGAAATTCATATCTTGTAGATATTGCGCAGATAGTCGAAAACCATTCTGTCGCTTGAGAACTGCGGCGTCAGCGTGTCGATGGAATTACGCATCATTTGGATCCATTCGGTGGGCAGACCCTGTTCGTTTCTATCATAAAACGCCGGGATCACCTTGTTTTCGAGCACATTATAGAACGATTCGGCATCGAGACGGTCCATCTCATCATCTGTGAGGTCTTTTTCCAGATCGCCGACCGCAAAGCCGTTCTGGCCGTTGTAGCCTTCGACCCACCAGCCGTCGAGTATCGACATATTCAGCACGCCGTTCATCGCAGCCTTCATTCCGCTGGTGCCGCTGGCCTCCATAGGACGACGCGGAAGATTGAGCCATACATCGACACCATGAACCAAATACCGTGCTACTTCCTGATCGTAATCCTCGACAAACACCGCTCGCCGCTGCCAGCCGGAATCATGATTTATGCTCATCAGCTCCTGCAGGATCGTCTTCGCTGTGTTGTCCTGCGGATGAGCCTTGCCGGCAAAAACGAATTGCACCGGACGCTGCTCATTATCAACAAGCCGCAGCAGGCGGTCGATATCCGAGAATATCAGGCTCCATCGTTTGTACGCGGCAACGCGGCGTGCAAAACCGATGGTCAATGCGTTGGGATCAAGCAAGCTCGATGTATCGCGATGTTCGTTGATGGTGTGGGTCGAGCCGGTCGCCGACGAACGTGTCCGCTCGCGCAGAAATGTCACTAACAGATGCTTTAGACGGCAATGAGCGTCCCATAGTGCGGCATCATTACCGCAAACTCGCAATACGTCCTGTATTAGCGGTGCGATCCACGTCGGCGGATGAACGCCGTTCGTAACATGAGTGATCGGGACGTCGTTCTCAGAGTCGAGATTCGGGAACATCCTCTTCCATAGCCCGCGTGAGACCTCGCCGTGTTTTTCGCTTACACCGTTCGACGACCGGCACATACGGATCGCAAGCGGCGTCATGCCAAAAAACTCCGTGTCGTCGGTCAGGTCCGAGCGTCCGAGAGCAAGAAACTCGCTGTCGCTTAGCTTCAGTGCCGCTATGAACTCATCGCTGAAACACTCTCGAAGCAGCTTGGGATCGAACATATCGTTGCCCGCGGCGACCGGCGTGTGTGTGGTAAATACGCACATTTCGCGTACGTTTTCCACCGCGTCGGCAAAGCCTGCGTCGGGCTTCCTTTCAAGGTATTCGCGTGCCAATTCGAGCGTCGAGAAGGCTGCGTGGCCTTCGTTGAGATGATAAACCTCCGGCGAGATCCCGAGTTTTCTCAGCAGCCTTACGCCGCCGATACCGAGCAGCTTTTCCTGAACGATACGCGTCTCGGTATCGCCGCCATAAAGGTGTCCGGTGATCAGGCGATCATCTTCGCTGTTCTGCGGCATATTCGAATCCAGCAGATAAAGCTGTATACGTCCGACATTTGCTAGCCACGCTCTCGCTGTGACTTCGCGTCCGCGAATATGCACACAAACAGTTATCGGCGAGCCTTCGCCGTCAACGACCGGCGTTAAGGCAAGATCGCTTTCAAAAAGATCGTTGTAAGTTTCGTTCTGCCAGCCGTCGTGGCCGATGCGTTGCCGAAAATAGCCGTAACGATAGAACAAACCGATAGCTACCAGCGGCGTCTTCAGGTCACTCGCAGACTTTAAATGATCGCCGGCCAAAATGCCGAGCCCGCCTGAATAATTCGGCAGCGAATGATGCACGCCGTATTCCGCACAAAAATATGCAATTCGGTGATCATGCGCGCAGGTCAGGTATTCGTTGAATGTACGGCTTGCGTCCGAGAGACGTAGCAAATAAACGGGATCTGCGGCACGCCGCTGTAGTTCAAATTCACCGATCCGCCGCAGCAGAGCACGCGGATTCTGTTCGCATTCGTCCCACATAACCGTGTCGAGATCACGAAAAAGCGACGTCGCGTCGGGTTGCCAAGACCACCAAAAATTCCGCGATAGAGCTTCGAGATCGGCGAGCTCCGGCGGCAAAGTTCGGTTCAATTCAAAATCCTTTCTAAATACCGGCGAGGGTTGGGCTTGTGTTGAGATGTCTGTCGAGGCCTCCGTCATTATTTCGAGTGGTTACTAAGCGAATATAAACGAACGGGCGACGAGTCGCAAATAGGTTTCGTGTCCGCTATAATTTGGACTTTTATGAAACTCGATATCATCCCAGTTAAATGGTCCGACGAAGGCGTTTTGATGCTTGATCAGCGGCTGCTGCCAACAGAAGAGGTTTGGCTCACCTTGCGCACTTATAACGAAGTTGCGGCAGGCATCAAAGACATGGTCGTCCGCGGTGCGCCCGCTATCGGCGTTTCCGCGGCGTATGGCGTGGCACTTGCGGCAAAGACATTCGTCGGTACTGACATTGCCGACCTTGAAGACGAGATCGAATTCGCAAGTGACGTTATAGGCAAAACGCGGCCGACCGCAGTGAATTTATTCTGGGCGATCGACCGGATGAAACGCATGTTCCTCGCTGCGAAGGACGCAGGGAAGTCGGTCATCGAGATCAAGCAGATCCTCATCAACGAATCAAAGGCCATCCACGATGAAGACATCGAGGCCCAACGCCTTATCGCGCAATTCGGCGGCGAGCTGCTGAATGATAACGACACGATCCTCACGCATTGCAATGCGGGAGCACTGGCGACAGGCGGCGTTTGGGGTACGGCTTTGGGAGTGATCCGCGGAGCTGTCGATCAGGGGAAAAATGTGTCGGTCTATGCCGACGAGACGCGGCCTTATCTGCAGGGGGCACGCCTGACCGCGTGGGAACTTATGCAGGACGACATTCCCGTTACGCTCATCACCGACAACATGTCGGGCCATGTGATGAAACGCGGCGACATTCACGCCGTCGTGGTCGGCTCCGATCGCATCGCGGCGAATGGAGATGTCGCTAACAAGATCGGTACGTATATGGTCGCGGTGCTCGCAAAACGCCACGGTATTCCGTTTTACGTCGCGGCGCCGCTCTCGACCGTCGATATGAACTGCCCGACCGGCGACGACATCCCTATCGAAGAACGCGACCGCACCGAGGTCACACACGTCAAAGACATCCAACTCGCCCCCGAAGGCGTCGGCATCACGAACTACGCATTCGACGTCACCCCAAACGACCTCGTCACCGCCATCATCACCGAAAAAGGCGTCGCCCGAGCTCCTTATACGGAGAGTTTGAAGAAGCAATTTGAGAGTTGATCAGCGGCCTGACAGGTCTTCGATTTTCCACGCCGAGTTCTTGAAATAGTAAACGCGCCGGTCGGGTTGGAGGCCTTCGACGGCGGGTTCGTCGATGGAGATTCCGTAGCTGCCGCGGCAGAGGGGTTCGCGCCAGTCGCGGCCGCGGCGTAGGAATGACAATATGCTTTCCTGATCGC
This sequence is a window from Acidobacteriota bacterium. Protein-coding genes within it:
- the ubiE gene encoding bifunctional demethylmenaquinone methyltransferase/2-methoxy-6-polyprenyl-1,4-benzoquinol methylase UbiE, which translates into the protein MAKTTDDPREQEFASAVRNMFSGIADRYDLLNHVLSLNIDKRWRRKLKKRIEGILALPEARVLDVACGTGDVAIELDRGSQATIIGTDFCRPMLEIAKRKSGDDIDYIEADAMALGFADAHFDGVTIAFGLRNVANKTTALQEFFRILRPGGTLAILEFSKPRVPGLAALFDLYFTKVLPRIGGTVSGSRSAYEYLPDSVGKFPDQAGLAEMIRSVGFEQVSYTDLSGGIAAIHIGIKPSAL
- a CDS encoding insulinase family protein, which codes for MKKKDLMVKVVLIAIVLLLLISLAAPAIFSQPAMLTPRRETLLNGTRLITHPDAKADKVWVRIRVHSGSAFDPQGKEGVMRLLSQNLFPNPAAGEFFEEDLEGSLNVLCGYDFIQITASSKPEEFLTMLETLATAVSSPTIDKETTDRLKADLNLFHERNKLDNASMADEAAKERLFGTFPYGRPTAGTKESLSRITFADIIEARKRFLTADNTSVVISGRFDRALATRAAKRYFGGWLKSDRKVPSTFKRPEDPPAEMAALSSPAVGEPEVRFAMRGVARSDKEFPSAEVFAQIMQERLVRKAASNSADVRVSNVSLTLPGYLMIRFSAAAFGGPENTSMFKEAVNSAISEPIDAAEFTAARRKAADVWRVRPSEEFWLDADTYKLTSAENDARSFDSINLADVKAFAEKISRSPMVSLVMLPAETPK
- a CDS encoding TonB family protein → MGKIVKFCNPCEESFAEKFAFCPNCGAGLQAFEMNPVAAQEAETPAPPATPEVPETVPAGSAAEEISVAAETFDDESAAKEEELMAAAFASEEDEAVLEDLDNVHESPVTFDSEDVFAANDEIQEIEVEGPSDVENVAESPIPEFVDSPIDYPTFEDERHSDNSTVLASNDVFHVTVIEDKNTGQRNSLMMGAFMLVTFTVISGLVYNIFSKDLEVGSINDDIFNAVLVEDVPMTVEEEQQKLRDKKDAGGGGGGGRDEKEETTRGDLADQSPNPTRPPDAKVFRSDNFELKMPPPQTEGNRTFEKKYDRWGDPNGRFESFSNGTGTGGGQGSGTGTGQGSGRGTGTGSGDGSGSGSGLGSGNGSGTGRGNQGDDDGPPPRPVGVTQPLKILSKPRPGYTDAARQNNVQGTVILRVTFLGSGQVGSISAVKGLPYGLTEQAIAAARRMTFEPAKRDGIGQSVTRQVEYTFSIY
- a CDS encoding DUF971 domain-containing protein, encoding MIEPVKIIEENESEISIEWSDGRETRYAAPRLRRSCPCAGCVNEWTGEKMLDESSIPDDINFNSISMVGRYALNFHFSDGHDTGIFSFNYLWELI
- the glgP gene encoding alpha-glucan family phosphorylase, which gives rise to MTEASTDISTQAQPSPVFRKDFELNRTLPPELADLEALSRNFWWSWQPDATSLFRDLDTVMWDECEQNPRALLRRIGEFELQRRAADPVYLLRLSDASRTFNEYLTCAHDHRIAYFCAEYGVHHSLPNYSGGLGILAGDHLKSASDLKTPLVAIGLFYRYGYFRQRIGHDGWQNETYNDLFESDLALTPVVDGEGSPITVCVHIRGREVTARAWLANVGRIQLYLLDSNMPQNSEDDRLITGHLYGGDTETRIVQEKLLGIGGVRLLRKLGISPEVYHLNEGHAAFSTLELAREYLERKPDAGFADAVENVREMCVFTTHTPVAAGNDMFDPKLLRECFSDEFIAALKLSDSEFLALGRSDLTDDTEFFGMTPLAIRMCRSSNGVSEKHGEVSRGLWKRMFPNLDSENDVPITHVTNGVHPPTWIAPLIQDVLRVCGNDAALWDAHCRLKHLLVTFLRERTRSSATGSTHTINEHRDTSSLLDPNALTIGFARRVAAYKRWSLIFSDIDRLLRLVDNEQRPVQFVFAGKAHPQDNTAKTILQELMSINHDSGWQRRAVFVEDYDQEVARYLVHGVDVWLNLPRRPMEASGTSGMKAAMNGVLNMSILDGWWVEGYNGQNGFAVGDLEKDLTDDEMDRLDAESFYNVLENKVIPAFYDRNEQGLPTEWIQMMRNSIDTLTPQFSSDRMVFDYLRNIYKI
- the mtnA gene encoding S-methyl-5-thioribose-1-phosphate isomerase, with the protein product MKLDIIPVKWSDEGVLMLDQRLLPTEEVWLTLRTYNEVAAGIKDMVVRGAPAIGVSAAYGVALAAKTFVGTDIADLEDEIEFASDVIGKTRPTAVNLFWAIDRMKRMFLAAKDAGKSVIEIKQILINESKAIHDEDIEAQRLIAQFGGELLNDNDTILTHCNAGALATGGVWGTALGVIRGAVDQGKNVSVYADETRPYLQGARLTAWELMQDDIPVTLITDNMSGHVMKRGDIHAVVVGSDRIAANGDVANKIGTYMVAVLAKRHGIPFYVAAPLSTVDMNCPTGDDIPIEERDRTEVTHVKDIQLAPEGVGITNYAFDVTPNDLVTAIITEKGVARAPYTESLKKQFES